The Calliphora vicina chromosome 3, idCalVici1.1, whole genome shotgun sequence genome contains a region encoding:
- the LOC135954235 gene encoding glycerophosphocholine phosphodiesterase GPCPD1 — MSVPAVLNLIDATPHILEDQTCNSYVDAAAVVKPNFTGVSHQATEEQSKSEVDSCLSSIRPFSVLLPQELADNEHVALTGDSKALGAWQLERCITLSRQNGSLEWSANVMLPACPKVNYRYFVYAEDYLGRKQIRRWETHLKPRQLTSCVNNCRDVDIFGQVVAAEVSVNRGWLNNEMILQLKFEREKLFQVHDINKFDPENVYIKVEPLAKDLTALEVDKSGVNVEVSKLKYNESRLRAQPKEGVPHKRNDVVIFHLTVPLDLEASYALLFYSQDHQLMGKALITNDQLKGSQGELLLQIKDVKETVIARLTLPYLLVKPFSDKDMLDFRTTYAHYWPKSWPNLDVAHRGNGKSYIASPPEERENTISSFLKAYEVFADMVELDVHLTADGIPVIYHDFGVRTAPQNKVVTDVSQLEYVLLKDLTYEAIKQLRVFAIVNNEIKEYPAHDKEPQFEKRIFPTLEEVLENLPKTLGIDVEIKWPQRKIKGGVEAEQTIDKNYFIDTVLQVILQKGCGRPLVFSSFDADICTMLRFKQNLLPVMYLTQGETQKWEAFLDLRTRSFEQAINNAQAFELAGTAPHAEDFKGEQGAALMKKARDLGQISLVWGDDCNSQQAVKYFHDIGATATCYDRSDLYVPATKTQAFFNSTELMEEFKDQCRS, encoded by the exons ATGTCGGTACCTGCTGTTTTAAATCTTATTGATGCTACTCCCCATATCCTGGAAGACCAAACT TGCAACTCTTATGTGGATGCTGCTGCTGTAGTTAAACCCAATTTTACGGGGGTTTCGCATCAGGCAACAGAGGAGCAGTCAAAAAGTGAAGTGGACTCTTGCCTCTCCTCCATCAGGCCTTTTAGTGTGCTATTGCCTCAAGAGCTGGCCGATAATGAGCATGTGGCTTTAACGGGCGACTCTAAGGCTTTGGGTGCCTGGCAATTGGAACGCTGTATAACCTTGTCCCGTCAAAATGGCAGTTTGGAATGGTCCGCCAATGTCATGCTGCCAGCCTGCCCCAAAGTAAACTATCGCTATTTTGTTTATGCCGAAGACTATTTGGGACGCAAACAGATTAGACGTTGGGAGACCCATTTAAAACCCAGACAATTGACCTCTTGTGTGAATAATTGCAGGGATGTGGATATTTTTGGCCAGGTGGTAGCTGCAGAAGTTTCAGTAAATCGCGGCTGGCTTAATAATGAAATGatattgcagctgaaatttgaACGTGAGAAATTGTTCCAGGTCCatgatataaataaatttgatccGGAAAATGTCTACATAAAAGTGGAACCCTTGGCAAAGGATTTAACTGCCCTGGAAGTTGATAAGTCTGGTGTTAATGTGGAGGTTTccaaattgaaatataatgaaAGTAGATTAAGAGCTCAGCCAAAAGAAGGTGTCCCCCATAAACGCAATGATGTGGTTATTTTTCATCTAACAGTTCCCTTGGACTTGGAAGCTTCATATGCTTTGTTATTTTACTCCCAAGATCATCAACTAATGGGCAAAGCTCTTATTACCAATGATCAATTAAAGGGCAGTCAAGGTGAACTTTTGCTGCAGATCAAGGATGTTAAAGAAACTGTGATAGCCCGCTTAACTTTACCCTATTTATTGGTTAAGCCTTTTAGTGATAAAGATATGTTGGATTTCCGCACTACTTATGCCCATTATTGGCCCAAGTCTTGGCCCAATTTGGATGTGGCTCATCGCGGCAATGGCAAGAGTTATATAGCCAGTCCCCCCGAGGAAAGGGAGAATACAATTTCCTCATTTCTAAAAGCCTATGAAGTATTTGCCGATATGGTGGAATTGGATGTTCATCTAACGGCCGATGGCATACCTGTGATATATCATGATTTTGGAGTGCGCACAGCTCCCCAAAACAAAGTGGTTACGGATGTTTCGCAATTGGAGTATGTGCTATTGAAAGACCTGACCTATGAGGCCATTAAGCAGCTGCGTGTCTTTGCCATAGTCAATAATGAAATTAAGGAATATCCTGCCCATGATAAAGAGCCCCAGTTTGAGAAACGTATATTCCCTACATTGGAGGAGGTATTGGAAAATTTACCCAAAACCTTGGGTATAGATGTGGAAATTAAATGGCCCCAGCGTAAAATAAAAGGAGGCGTGGAGGCTGAACAGACAATAGACAAAAATTACTTTATTGACACCGTTTTGCAGGTGATATTGCAAAAAGGCTGTGGCCGTCCTTTGGTATTCTCCAGTTTTGATGCTGACATCTGTACTATGCTGAGATTCAAACAGAATTTATTGCCCGTCATGTATTTGACTCAAGGTGAGACTCAGAAATGGGAAGCCTTTCTGGATCTAAGAACCAGATCCTTTGAACAGGCCATTAATAATGCTCAAGCTTTTGAATTGGCCGGCACTGCACCGCATGCCGAAGATTTCAAGGGAGAACAGGGCGCAGCCCTCATGAAGAAGGCACGAGATTTGGGACAGATTTCCTTGGTCTGGGGTGATGACTGTAATTCCCAACAAGCTGTTAAGTATTTCCATGATATTGGTGCTACCGCTACCTGCTACGACAGATCGGATTTGTATGTGCCCGCCACTAAAACGCAAGCCTTTTTCAATTCTACCGAACTAATGGAAGAATTTAAAGATCAGTGTCGTTCTTAA